The Leucobacter rhizosphaerae genome includes a region encoding these proteins:
- a CDS encoding aldehyde dehydrogenase family protein: MSATSISRIPGLVSGLRHTFDTGITRPEAWRRAQLGRLRALLTERGSEFEAALHADLGKSGTESQLAEIGFLVSEIDHTLAHLSRWMRTRRVAVPLAALPASARVIPEPLGVVLIIAPWNYPLMLALSPLIGAIAAGNAVVVKPSELAPATSALLARTLAESLDPRAVTVVEGAVPETTALLDERFDHIFYTGSGRVGRVVARAAAEHLTPITLELGGKSPVYVDDSVPLAETARRIAWGKFMNAGQTCVAPDYVLGSAELLRELAPLLREAIHELYGTATHRNPDYGRIVNDAQFSRLVGYLDDGELVTGGGHVAADRFIEPTVLAGVSRDAAIMRDEIFGPILPLVEVADLDDALGFVTSRDKPLAAYVFSDRPAVRRRWERETSSGALTFGAPVLHLIVPDLPFGGVGPSGMGAYHGERSFTVFSHEKAVLSKPLVPDTLAATIMPPYTAAKDALVRRWLRKLLS; this comes from the coding sequence ATGAGTGCGACCTCGATCTCCCGTATCCCCGGCCTCGTCTCCGGCCTGCGGCACACCTTCGACACCGGGATCACCCGGCCGGAGGCCTGGCGTCGCGCTCAGCTCGGGCGTCTCCGAGCACTCCTGACCGAGCGCGGCTCCGAGTTCGAAGCCGCCCTCCACGCCGATCTCGGCAAGTCCGGCACCGAGTCGCAGCTCGCGGAGATCGGGTTCCTGGTCTCGGAGATCGACCACACCCTGGCGCATCTCTCGAGGTGGATGCGGACCCGCCGAGTGGCCGTTCCGCTCGCGGCCCTTCCGGCCTCCGCGCGGGTGATCCCGGAGCCGCTGGGCGTCGTCCTCATCATCGCGCCCTGGAACTACCCGCTCATGCTCGCGCTGTCGCCGCTGATCGGCGCCATCGCGGCGGGCAACGCGGTGGTCGTGAAACCGAGTGAGCTCGCGCCGGCGACGTCTGCCCTGCTCGCCCGGACACTCGCCGAATCGCTGGATCCCCGCGCGGTGACCGTGGTCGAGGGCGCGGTGCCCGAGACGACGGCACTGCTCGACGAACGCTTCGATCACATCTTCTACACCGGCAGCGGTCGGGTCGGGCGTGTGGTCGCCCGTGCGGCGGCCGAGCACCTCACCCCGATCACCCTTGAGCTCGGGGGCAAGTCGCCCGTGTACGTGGACGACAGCGTGCCGCTCGCCGAGACCGCGCGGCGCATCGCCTGGGGCAAGTTCATGAACGCCGGGCAGACCTGCGTCGCCCCCGACTACGTGCTCGGCTCCGCCGAGCTGCTCCGCGAGCTCGCTCCGCTCCTGCGCGAGGCGATCCACGAGCTCTACGGCACCGCGACGCATCGCAACCCCGATTACGGTCGGATCGTGAACGACGCGCAGTTCTCCAGGCTCGTCGGCTATCTCGACGACGGTGAGCTGGTCACCGGCGGTGGGCACGTTGCCGCGGACCGCTTCATCGAACCGACGGTGCTGGCGGGGGTCTCTCGCGATGCCGCGATCATGCGCGATGAGATCTTCGGCCCGATCCTGCCGCTCGTCGAGGTGGCGGACCTCGACGACGCGCTCGGGTTCGTCACCTCGCGGGACAAGCCCCTGGCAGCCTACGTCTTCTCCGATCGACCGGCCGTGCGTCGACGGTGGGAGCGGGAGACGAGCTCCGGCGCGCTGACCTTTGGGGCGCCGGTGCTGCACCTCATCGTCCCGGATCTGCCGTTCGGCGGCGTCGGTCCGAGCGGCATGGGCGCCTACCACGGCGAGCGATCCTTCACCGTCTTCAGCCACGAGAAGGCCGTGCTCTCGAAGCCGCTCGTGCCCGACACCCTCGCCGCGACCATCATGCCGCCCTACACGGCCGCCAAGGACGCGCTCGTGCGCCGGTGGCTGCGCAAGCTGCTGTCGTGA
- a CDS encoding AI-2E family transporter — protein sequence MEEHQSESDAVETPPVTVDNAAHELPLGVRVAAAWSWRLTMIGLAFAGFLWLIVQVRIIVIPLLIAILLTALLAPIVQWFERQGAPRWLGVITALAVFAASVWILVTLIITQLRSGFEDLAKRSEDVWWDLLHWIEDNQLGLTADQVDSFVAQIMKTIEGHQGEIWNGALGVATTAGQVVAGLLLTLFSLIFMLIDGKRIWFWVVGFLPAKAHAPVDAAGRAGWVSVGQYVRVQIFVAFVDAVGIGVGAALLGVPLPIPIAVLVFLGSFIPFLGAITTGTLAAFIALVYNGPINALMMLGVVILVNQIEGHVLQPLVMGSAVRVHPLGVVLAVSTGALVAGIPGALFAVPLAASANSIVNTIVRKEWDASTNPVAVYHRREKISNEARHRARNVSRLRRKEGHS from the coding sequence GTGGAAGAGCACCAGAGCGAATCCGACGCGGTCGAGACCCCGCCCGTGACCGTCGACAACGCCGCGCACGAGCTGCCGCTCGGCGTGCGCGTCGCCGCGGCGTGGTCGTGGCGGCTGACGATGATCGGGCTCGCGTTCGCGGGCTTCCTGTGGCTGATCGTGCAGGTGCGGATCATCGTGATCCCGCTCCTCATCGCGATCCTGCTGACCGCGCTGCTCGCCCCGATCGTGCAGTGGTTCGAGCGGCAGGGCGCCCCGCGCTGGCTCGGGGTCATCACGGCGCTCGCGGTGTTCGCGGCGTCGGTCTGGATCCTCGTCACCCTGATCATCACCCAGCTGCGCAGCGGATTCGAGGATCTCGCGAAGCGCTCCGAGGACGTGTGGTGGGATCTGCTGCACTGGATCGAGGACAACCAGCTCGGGCTCACCGCGGACCAGGTTGACAGCTTCGTCGCGCAGATCATGAAGACGATCGAGGGGCACCAGGGCGAGATCTGGAACGGCGCGCTCGGCGTCGCGACGACGGCCGGCCAGGTGGTCGCCGGGCTGCTGCTGACCCTGTTCTCCCTGATCTTCATGCTGATCGACGGCAAGCGCATCTGGTTCTGGGTCGTCGGCTTCCTGCCCGCGAAGGCGCACGCGCCCGTCGATGCTGCGGGCCGTGCGGGGTGGGTGTCGGTCGGGCAGTACGTCCGGGTCCAGATCTTCGTCGCGTTCGTGGACGCGGTGGGCATCGGCGTCGGTGCGGCCCTGCTCGGGGTGCCGCTCCCGATCCCGATCGCCGTGCTCGTGTTCCTCGGATCGTTCATCCCGTTCCTCGGCGCGATCACCACCGGCACGCTCGCGGCGTTCATCGCGCTCGTCTACAACGGACCGATCAACGCCCTGATGATGCTGGGTGTCGTGATCCTCGTCAACCAGATCGAGGGGCACGTGCTCCAGCCGCTCGTCATGGGCAGCGCCGTGCGGGTCCACCCGCTGGGCGTGGTGCTCGCCGTATCGACCGGCGCGCTCGTCGCCGGGATCCCGGGGGCCCTGTTCGCGGTACCGCTCGCCGCCTCGGCCAACTCGATCGTCAACACGATCGTCCGGAAGGAATGGGACGCGAGTACGAACCCCGTCGCGGTGTATCACCGCCGCGAGAAGATCTCCAATGAAGCGCGACACCGAGCTCGGAACGTGTCGCGCCTGCGACGCAAGGAAGGCCACTCATGA